The proteins below are encoded in one region of Amycolatopsis acidiphila:
- a CDS encoding aspartate carbamoyltransferase catalytic subunit — protein sequence MKHLLATDGLDPRLATAVLDTADELKKTLLGREVRKLPTLRGRTVVTLFYENSTRTRVSFEIAGKWMSADVINVSSGGSSVGKGESLRDTALTLAAAGADCVIIRHPASGAAHRLAGWLAESGTAVVNAGDGMHEHPTQALLDAATLRERLGTLSGRRVAIVGDVLHSRVARSNIHLLTALGAEVVLVAPPTLLPVGVSALPVTVSHELDAELAALDAVMMLRVQAERMHGGFFPSAREYSVAYGLSEQRLKMLPEHAVVLHPGPMLRGMEIASAVADAPSSAITEQVRNGVHVRMAVLYHLLAGEEEK from the coding sequence ATGAAACACCTGCTGGCCACCGACGGGCTCGACCCGCGGCTCGCGACCGCGGTGCTGGACACCGCCGACGAGCTGAAGAAGACCCTGCTCGGGCGTGAGGTCCGCAAGCTGCCGACTCTGCGTGGCCGCACCGTCGTCACGCTGTTCTACGAGAACTCCACCCGCACCCGGGTCTCGTTCGAGATCGCCGGGAAGTGGATGAGCGCCGACGTGATCAACGTCTCCTCCGGCGGCTCCTCGGTCGGCAAGGGCGAGTCGCTGCGCGACACCGCGCTGACGCTGGCCGCAGCCGGTGCGGACTGCGTGATCATCCGGCATCCGGCCTCGGGCGCCGCGCACCGGCTCGCGGGCTGGCTCGCCGAGTCGGGCACCGCCGTGGTCAACGCGGGCGACGGGATGCACGAGCACCCGACGCAGGCGCTGCTGGACGCGGCGACCCTGCGGGAGCGGCTGGGCACGCTGTCCGGACGCCGTGTCGCGATCGTCGGCGACGTGCTGCACAGCCGGGTCGCACGCTCGAACATCCACCTGCTCACCGCGCTCGGCGCGGAGGTGGTGCTGGTCGCGCCGCCGACGCTGCTGCCGGTGGGGGTGAGCGCCCTGCCGGTGACGGTGTCGCACGAGCTGGATGCCGAGCTGGCGGCGCTCGACGCCGTGATGATGCTGCGGGTGCAGGCCGAGCGCATGCACGGGGGGTTCTTCCCGTCCGCGCGCGAGTACTCGGTCGCCTACGGACTGAGCGAGCAGCGCCTGAAGATGCTGCCGGAGCACGCCGTCGTGCTGCACCCGGGCCCGATGCTGCGGGGCATGGAGATCGCCTCGGCGGTGGCCGACGCGCCCTCGTCCGCCATCACCGAACAGGTCCGCAACGGGGTCCACGTGCGGATGGCGGTGCTCTACCACCTGCTTGCCGGAGAGGAAGAGAAGTGA
- the pyrR gene encoding bifunctional pyr operon transcriptional regulator/uracil phosphoribosyltransferase PyrR, whose product MASRPRGAAEPDGERELLSAGDVARTIARMAHQVIEKTALGAESGEPPVLLGIPTRGTSLAGRLAERIAEFAGVAPPTGALDITLYRDDLRRKPTRPLASTQLPGTGIDDRVVILVDDVLFSGRTVRAALDALRDHGRPRSVQLAVLVDRGHREFPIRADYVGKNVPTSRSEEVLVLLSEVDGRDAVVLRGKGEGA is encoded by the coding sequence GTGGCGTCACGCCCTCGTGGCGCGGCGGAGCCGGACGGCGAGCGGGAACTGCTCTCCGCCGGTGACGTCGCGCGCACCATCGCCCGAATGGCCCATCAGGTCATCGAGAAGACCGCACTGGGCGCCGAATCGGGTGAACCACCGGTGCTCCTCGGGATTCCCACCCGGGGCACCTCGCTCGCCGGCCGCCTGGCCGAGCGCATCGCCGAGTTCGCCGGGGTCGCGCCGCCGACCGGCGCCCTGGACATCACGCTCTACCGCGACGACCTGCGCCGCAAGCCGACCCGGCCGCTGGCCTCGACCCAGCTGCCCGGCACCGGCATCGACGACCGCGTCGTGATCCTGGTCGACGACGTGCTGTTCTCCGGCCGCACCGTCCGCGCCGCCCTCGACGCCCTGCGCGACCACGGCCGGCCCCGCTCGGTGCAGCTGGCCGTGCTGGTCGACCGGGGTCACCGCGAGTTTCCGATCCGGGCCGACTACGTGGGCAAGAACGTGCCCACCTCGCGCTCGGAAGAGGTGCTGGTGCTCCTGTCCGAAGTGGACGGACGCGATGCCGTGGTGCTGCGCGGGAAGGGGGAAGGCGCATGA
- the bldD gene encoding transcriptional regulator BldD → MGDYAKALGAKLRGIRQQQGLSLHGVEQKSGGRWKAVVVGSYERGDRAVTVQKLAELADFYGVPVVELLPEGRVPSGAEPATKIVINLERLQQLPAEKVGPLARYAATIQSQRGDYNGKVLSIRTEDLRSLAIIYDMTPGELTEQLIDWGVLPPEARPAKED, encoded by the coding sequence ATGGGCGATTACGCCAAGGCGCTCGGGGCCAAGCTCCGCGGGATCCGCCAGCAGCAGGGGCTGTCCCTGCACGGGGTCGAGCAGAAGTCCGGGGGCCGCTGGAAGGCGGTCGTCGTCGGGTCCTACGAGCGCGGGGACCGCGCTGTCACCGTCCAGAAGCTGGCGGAGCTGGCCGACTTCTACGGGGTGCCGGTCGTCGAGCTGCTCCCGGAGGGCCGCGTCCCCTCGGGCGCCGAGCCGGCCACCAAGATCGTGATAAACCTGGAGCGGCTGCAGCAGCTGCCCGCGGAGAAGGTCGGCCCGCTGGCCCGCTACGCGGCGACGATCCAGAGCCAGCGCGGCGACTACAACGGCAAGGTGCTCTCGATCCGCACCGAGGACCTGCGGTCGCTGGCGATCATCTACGACATGACCCCGGGCGAGCTCACCGAGCAGCTCATCGACTGGGGCGTGCTCCCGCCCGAGGCGCGGCCCGCCAAGGAGGACTGA
- the nusB gene encoding transcription antitermination factor NusB, with the protein MSSEAPKRGGSPGRRALRRRAVEMLYEAAQRSVDPVTLMADRVGSTAVDPIGDYTISLVEGVTANRERIDELLAEHAQGWTLDRMPPVDLAVLRVGVYELLWSPEVPDPVAIDEAVGLAKELSTDDSPRFVNGVLGRIGNIADRLRAVL; encoded by the coding sequence TTGAGCTCCGAAGCACCGAAGCGCGGCGGCTCTCCGGGCCGCCGCGCTTTGCGCAGGCGCGCCGTCGAGATGCTGTACGAGGCGGCGCAGCGTTCCGTCGATCCGGTGACGCTGATGGCGGACCGGGTCGGGTCGACGGCCGTGGACCCGATCGGCGACTACACGATCTCGCTCGTCGAGGGCGTCACCGCGAACCGCGAGCGCATCGACGAGCTGCTGGCCGAGCACGCGCAGGGCTGGACGCTCGACCGGATGCCGCCGGTGGACCTGGCGGTGCTGCGGGTCGGCGTCTACGAGCTGCTGTGGTCGCCGGAGGTGCCCGACCCGGTCGCGATCGACGAGGCCGTCGGGCTGGCCAAGGAGCTGTCGACCGACGATTCCCCCAGGTTCGTCAACGGCGTGCTCGGCCGCATCGGCAACATCGCCGACCGCCTGCGCGCGGTGCTTTGA
- the efp gene encoding elongation factor P, which translates to MATTNDLKNGLVLNLDGQLWSVVSFQHVKPGKGGAFVRTTLKHVLSGKVVDKTFNAGTKVETATVDRRNMTYLYNDGTDYVFMDGETFDQITVPGETLGDAANYLLENSEAQVAVHEDVPLYVELPTSVELVIQHTDPGLQGDRSTGGTKPATLETGAEIQVPLFVTTGEKVKVDTRDGRYLGRVSS; encoded by the coding sequence GTGGCCACCACCAACGACCTGAAGAACGGCCTGGTGCTCAACCTCGACGGACAGCTGTGGTCCGTCGTGAGCTTCCAGCACGTCAAGCCGGGCAAGGGCGGCGCGTTCGTGCGCACCACCCTCAAGCACGTGCTCTCCGGCAAGGTGGTGGACAAGACGTTCAACGCCGGGACGAAGGTGGAGACCGCCACGGTCGACCGCCGGAACATGACCTACCTCTACAACGACGGCACCGACTACGTGTTCATGGACGGCGAGACGTTCGACCAGATCACGGTGCCCGGCGAGACCCTCGGCGACGCCGCGAACTACCTGCTGGAGAACAGCGAGGCGCAGGTCGCGGTGCACGAGGACGTCCCGCTCTACGTCGAGCTGCCCACCTCGGTGGAGCTGGTCATCCAGCACACCGACCCGGGCCTGCAGGGCGACCGCTCCACCGGTGGCACCAAGCCCGCCACCCTGGAGACCGGCGCCGAGATCCAGGTCCCGCTGTTCGTGACGACCGGCGAGAAGGTCAAGGTCGACACCCGCGACGGGCGATACCTGGGCCGGGTCTCGTCTTGA
- a CDS encoding M24 family metallopeptidase, translating to MPDLHSARRDSLRQLVRQAGADALLVTNLLNVRYLTGFTGSNAALLLDSGSEARTLFCTDGRYVTQAGAEVPDLEHVIDRDSVAALVKRGSGRTGFESQHVSVEQYEALNALAEGFELTRAPGLVEQLRLIKDEHEIEALRRACAAADAALAGLIERGGIRPGRTEREVARELENLMLDHGASGPSFDSIVAAGANSAIPHHRPADAVLAAGDFLKLDFGATVEGYHSDMTRTLVLGKAADWQRELYELVRRSQAAGSAAVFPGAVSKDVDKAAREVIEQAGHGDEFSHGLGHGVGLEIHEAPSLAKKGDGTLAVGMTVTVEPGVYLAGHGGVRIEDTLVVRDTVPELLTLSSKDLVVV from the coding sequence GTGCCCGACCTCCACTCCGCCCGCCGGGACTCGCTGCGTCAGCTGGTCCGCCAGGCCGGGGCCGACGCGCTGCTCGTCACGAACCTGCTGAACGTCCGCTACCTCACCGGCTTCACCGGCTCGAACGCGGCGCTCCTGCTCGACAGCGGGAGCGAGGCACGCACGCTGTTCTGCACCGACGGCCGGTACGTCACGCAGGCCGGTGCCGAGGTGCCCGACCTCGAGCACGTCATCGACCGCGACAGCGTGGCGGCGCTGGTCAAGCGCGGCAGCGGCCGCACCGGCTTCGAAAGCCAGCACGTCAGCGTCGAGCAGTACGAGGCGCTCAACGCCCTCGCGGAAGGCTTCGAGCTCACCCGCGCGCCCGGGCTCGTGGAACAGCTGCGGCTGATCAAGGACGAGCACGAGATCGAGGCGCTGCGCCGGGCCTGCGCCGCCGCCGACGCCGCGCTCGCCGGGCTGATCGAGCGCGGCGGGATCCGGCCCGGGCGCACCGAGCGGGAGGTGGCGCGGGAGCTGGAGAACCTCATGCTCGACCATGGCGCGAGCGGCCCGTCGTTCGACTCGATCGTCGCCGCGGGCGCGAACTCGGCGATCCCGCACCACCGGCCCGCCGACGCCGTGCTCGCGGCCGGGGACTTCCTGAAGCTGGACTTCGGCGCGACGGTCGAGGGCTACCACTCGGACATGACCCGCACGCTGGTGCTCGGCAAGGCCGCCGACTGGCAGCGTGAGCTGTACGAGCTGGTGCGCCGGTCGCAGGCCGCGGGCAGCGCCGCGGTGTTCCCGGGCGCGGTGAGCAAGGACGTGGACAAGGCCGCGCGCGAGGTGATCGAACAGGCAGGCCACGGCGATGAGTTCTCCCACGGCCTCGGGCACGGGGTGGGGCTGGAGATTCACGAGGCACCGAGCCTGGCGAAGAAGGGCGACGGTACACTAGCTGTCGGTATGACGGTCACCGTCGAGCCAGGGGTATACCTAGCCGGCCACGGTGGCGTGCGCATCGAGGACACGCTGGTCGTGCGGGACACGGTTCCCGAACTCCTCACCCTGAGCAGCAAGGACCTCGTGGTCGTCTAG
- a CDS encoding B-4DMT family transporter, which translates to MRPWLTRGLGMALLHAIADTALAKATVYDPTGLLTAKIVVIALLVGAAALWGAVDAWLGREDLAKTWVIASLFGGLASGVLYVIGRGIFVDQSGTQELWPALTGGAAFTALLVLVPAGLGLLVGGRITRPEPAEAEPAVRKRRAPPATARKPSPAPRRRHAPSPTPRGE; encoded by the coding sequence ATGCGGCCCTGGTTGACGCGTGGACTCGGGATGGCACTGCTGCACGCCATCGCCGACACCGCACTGGCGAAGGCGACCGTCTACGACCCCACGGGCCTGCTCACCGCGAAGATCGTGGTGATCGCACTGCTGGTCGGCGCGGCGGCGCTCTGGGGTGCCGTCGACGCCTGGCTGGGCCGCGAGGACCTCGCGAAGACCTGGGTGATCGCGTCGCTGTTCGGGGGCCTGGCCTCCGGCGTGCTGTACGTGATCGGCCGGGGCATCTTCGTCGACCAGTCCGGCACCCAGGAGCTGTGGCCCGCGCTGACCGGCGGGGCCGCGTTCACCGCGCTGCTCGTCCTGGTGCCCGCGGGCCTCGGCCTGCTCGTCGGCGGCCGGATCACCCGGCCCGAGCCGGCCGAAGCCGAGCCTGCCGTACGGAAGCGGCGAGCCCCGCCGGCCACCGCGCGGAAGCCCTCCCCCGCGCCCCGGCGCCGGCACGCCCCGTCCCCCACGCCGCGGGGCGAGTAG
- a CDS encoding glycoside hydrolase family protein, translating into MRGFRHRLAAALLAVVLGAAAVACTTGNAETQAEGPGGALGGAQAAPSDVVLTTGAARQSPGVVAAGGPGAPYNYGPTVMLDGTRTRMWWCSQYPTAPPPGDDILYAESSSLDGPFTGPGGGVPPAVLSGNPGQFDGVHTCDPSVIRVDGTYYLYYTGAAGDHALGNAIGLATSTDGLIWTRANGPIVAPSHDEHRDNLYGVGQPSAVYLDGWFYLMFTDTTGRDAGWNGAGQFVLRAKDPTFATGVESLTDKGFAAVPNTAAPRMTSIVDAFSADLEWVDALDAFAIAHETQDGTTVTFWNRDFTAHPYRALVIPGGWREGPGLVRRPDGHAPASATDPCGRVPFDVVRATSLGDANAPTDLRHYGLDVVGIQGCGDRERALGVLDGYAMPSPVRTMDLVVDGKLVRVDRRSVAEQLATHVLNQRLDALDGVPVAAHLASGARALQAPGLGMGLLLDDGKLWPVHPSTVAALNGSAVEAVSAAQWRSYPEAATLGR; encoded by the coding sequence ATGCGCGGGTTCCGTCACCGGCTGGCCGCTGCGCTCCTGGCCGTCGTGCTCGGCGCGGCGGCCGTCGCGTGCACCACGGGAAACGCGGAGACCCAGGCCGAAGGCCCCGGCGGCGCGCTGGGCGGCGCCCAGGCCGCCCCCTCCGACGTCGTCCTCACCACCGGGGCGGCTCGCCAGAGCCCGGGCGTCGTCGCGGCGGGCGGCCCCGGCGCCCCCTACAACTACGGCCCGACGGTCATGCTCGACGGCACCAGGACCCGCATGTGGTGGTGCAGCCAGTACCCGACCGCCCCGCCGCCCGGCGACGACATCCTCTACGCCGAGTCGTCCTCGCTCGACGGCCCGTTCACCGGCCCCGGCGGCGGCGTCCCGCCCGCCGTCCTGTCGGGGAACCCCGGCCAGTTCGACGGCGTGCACACCTGCGACCCCTCGGTCATCCGGGTCGACGGGACCTACTACCTCTACTACACCGGCGCGGCGGGCGACCACGCGCTCGGCAACGCGATCGGCCTGGCCACCAGCACCGACGGCCTCATCTGGACGCGCGCGAACGGCCCGATCGTCGCGCCCTCGCACGACGAGCACCGCGACAACCTCTACGGCGTCGGCCAGCCGTCGGCGGTCTACCTCGACGGCTGGTTCTACCTGATGTTCACCGACACCACCGGCCGCGACGCCGGGTGGAACGGGGCGGGCCAGTTCGTCCTGCGTGCCAAGGACCCCACGTTCGCGACCGGCGTGGAGTCGTTGACGGACAAGGGTTTCGCCGCCGTGCCGAACACGGCCGCGCCCCGCATGACGTCCATCGTCGACGCCTTCAGCGCCGACCTGGAGTGGGTCGACGCGCTCGACGCCTTCGCCATCGCGCACGAGACCCAGGACGGCACCACCGTCACCTTCTGGAACCGTGACTTCACCGCGCACCCCTACCGCGCCCTGGTGATCCCCGGCGGGTGGCGCGAAGGCCCCGGCCTGGTGCGCCGGCCCGACGGGCACGCGCCCGCCTCGGCGACCGACCCGTGCGGGCGCGTGCCGTTCGACGTCGTGCGCGCGACGAGCCTCGGCGACGCCAACGCGCCCACCGACCTGCGCCACTACGGCCTCGACGTCGTGGGCATCCAGGGCTGCGGGGACCGGGAGCGCGCCCTCGGCGTGCTCGACGGGTACGCGATGCCTTCGCCGGTCCGCACGATGGACCTCGTCGTGGACGGCAAGCTCGTCCGCGTCGACCGCCGCTCGGTCGCCGAGCAGCTCGCGACCCACGTGCTGAACCAGCGGCTCGACGCGCTCGACGGGGTGCCGGTCGCCGCGCACCTGGCCTCCGGCGCTCGCGCGCTGCAGGCACCGGGGCTCGGCATGGGACTGCTGCTCGACGACGGGAAGCTCTGGCCCGTGCACCCCTCGACCGTGGCGGCGCTCAACGGTTCCGCGGTCGAGGCCGTCAGCGCGGCGCAGTGGCGCTCGTACCCGGAGGCGGCGACGCTCGGCCGGTAG
- a CDS encoding GNAT family N-acetyltransferase, which yields MNLPVLRTSRLIVRGLERSDTDAVLRVFADPAQSRYFAADFSDPVQCRAMIERRLGYRGPANLGHWAIERDGTVIGLAHLRPSDAMPPGTAELGYFLDPAHGGQGLATEAAAALLRHGFATAGLPAIWALIHESNVASLKLAQRLGFRDVGVEEHYGAPHRVHVALPAVHGHLHHVELWVPDVPRAEATFGWLLTQLGWREYQRWPDGVSWRLGSGYVVAERSPALTAERHDRLRPGLNHLALHVETTQQVDEVAEAAREHGWRPLFADRYPHAGGPDHYAAYLENDDRFEVELVALRHGVTRQG from the coding sequence GTGAACCTCCCTGTGTTGCGGACCTCTCGGCTCATCGTGCGGGGGCTCGAGCGGTCCGACACCGACGCGGTCCTGCGTGTGTTCGCCGATCCCGCGCAGAGCCGGTACTTCGCGGCGGACTTCAGCGATCCCGTCCAGTGCCGCGCGATGATCGAGCGCCGCCTCGGCTACCGGGGGCCCGCGAACCTCGGCCACTGGGCAATCGAGCGGGACGGCACCGTCATCGGGCTGGCGCACCTGCGGCCCTCGGACGCGATGCCGCCCGGCACGGCCGAGCTCGGCTACTTCCTCGATCCTGCCCACGGCGGCCAAGGGCTCGCCACCGAGGCCGCCGCCGCGTTGCTCCGGCACGGGTTCGCCACCGCCGGCCTCCCGGCGATCTGGGCGCTCATCCACGAGTCCAATGTGGCCAGTCTGAAACTGGCGCAGCGACTGGGTTTCCGGGACGTCGGCGTCGAGGAGCACTATGGCGCGCCGCACCGGGTGCACGTCGCGCTGCCCGCCGTGCACGGCCACCTCCACCACGTCGAGCTGTGGGTGCCGGACGTCCCGCGCGCCGAAGCCACCTTCGGCTGGCTGCTCACCCAACTGGGCTGGCGCGAGTACCAGCGCTGGCCCGACGGCGTCAGCTGGCGGCTCGGCTCCGGCTACGTCGTGGCCGAGCGCTCGCCCGCGCTCACCGCCGAGCGCCACGACCGGCTGCGCCCCGGGCTCAACCACCTCGCGCTGCACGTCGAAACCACCCAGCAGGTCGACGAGGTCGCCGAAGCCGCGCGCGAGCACGGCTGGCGGCCGCTGTTCGCCGACAGGTACCCGCACGCCGGCGGCCCCGACCACTACGCCGCGTACCTGGAGAACGACGACCGGTTCGAGGTCGAGCTGGTCGCTCTCCGGCATGGTGTCACTCGACAGGGTTAG
- the aroQ gene encoding type II 3-dehydroquinate dehydratase, whose translation MKVFVLNGPNLGRLGKREPAVYGSTTHADLAELCVKTGGELGLDVEVRQTDHEGEMVGWLHEAADAGFPVVLNAGAWTHYSIAVRDAAAQLTAPLIELHISNVHKREEFRHHSVLSDIATAVVAGLGVPGYPLALRWLAENAQ comes from the coding sequence GTGAAGGTCTTCGTGCTCAACGGTCCCAACCTCGGGCGCCTGGGCAAGCGGGAGCCGGCCGTCTACGGTTCGACCACCCACGCCGACCTGGCGGAGCTGTGCGTCAAGACCGGGGGCGAGCTGGGCCTGGACGTGGAGGTGCGGCAGACCGACCACGAGGGCGAGATGGTCGGCTGGCTGCACGAGGCCGCCGACGCAGGCTTCCCGGTGGTGCTCAACGCCGGTGCGTGGACGCACTACTCGATCGCCGTTCGTGATGCCGCCGCGCAGCTGACCGCGCCGCTCATCGAGCTGCACATCTCGAACGTGCACAAACGCGAGGAGTTCCGCCACCACAGCGTCCTTTCCGACATCGCGACGGCGGTCGTCGCGGGCCTCGGCGTGCCGGGATACCCGCTGGCGCTGCGGTGGCTGGCCGAGAACGCCCAGTAG
- the aroB gene encoding 3-dehydroquinate synthase codes for MTEPVRIQVRTGRPYEVVIGRGLLGELTDVLKDASKVALFHPPTLTTTAEAIRDELTAAGLDAHRVEIPDAEDGKALTVASFCWEVLGRIGLDRRGVVVGLGGGAVTDLAGFVAGTWMRGVRLVNVPTTLLGMVDAAVGGKTGINTEAGKNLVGVFHEPSAVLADLATLETLPPNELVAGMAEVVKAGFIADPAILDLIEASPAAAVDVQGEVLGELVRRSIQVKADVVAADLRESDLREILNYGHTLGHAIERRERYRWRHGAAVSVGLVFAAELARLAGRLDDATADRHAAVLELLGLPTSYDPDALPQLMETMRGDKKTRSGVLRFVVLDGLAKPGRLEGPDPALLAAAYSAVAAEKPSQGGSVLL; via the coding sequence GTGACCGAGCCGGTGCGGATCCAGGTCAGGACGGGCCGCCCGTACGAGGTCGTGATCGGCCGCGGTCTGCTGGGCGAGCTCACCGACGTGCTCAAGGACGCCTCCAAGGTCGCCCTGTTCCACCCGCCGACGCTGACGACCACCGCCGAGGCGATCCGCGACGAGCTGACAGCCGCCGGGCTCGACGCCCACCGCGTCGAGATTCCCGACGCCGAGGACGGCAAGGCGCTCACGGTGGCCAGCTTCTGCTGGGAAGTGCTGGGGCGCATCGGTCTCGACCGGCGCGGCGTCGTCGTCGGCCTCGGCGGCGGGGCGGTCACCGATCTTGCCGGGTTCGTCGCCGGCACCTGGATGCGCGGCGTCCGCCTGGTCAACGTGCCCACCACGCTGCTCGGCATGGTCGACGCGGCCGTCGGCGGCAAGACCGGGATCAACACCGAGGCCGGGAAGAACCTCGTCGGCGTCTTCCACGAGCCGTCCGCGGTCCTCGCGGACCTGGCGACACTGGAAACCCTGCCGCCCAATGAGCTCGTCGCCGGTATGGCCGAGGTCGTCAAGGCCGGGTTCATCGCCGACCCCGCGATCCTCGACCTCATCGAGGCGAGCCCGGCGGCCGCGGTCGACGTCCAGGGTGAGGTGCTCGGCGAGCTGGTGCGCCGCTCGATCCAGGTCAAGGCCGACGTCGTCGCGGCGGACCTGCGGGAGTCCGACCTGCGGGAGATCCTCAACTACGGTCACACGCTCGGTCACGCGATCGAGCGGCGCGAGCGCTACCGGTGGCGCCACGGCGCGGCGGTCAGCGTCGGTCTCGTGTTCGCCGCCGAACTGGCCCGCCTCGCCGGCCGCCTCGACGACGCGACCGCCGACCGGCACGCCGCGGTGCTCGAGCTCCTCGGCCTGCCCACGAGCTACGACCCCGATGCCTTGCCGCAACTCATGGAGACCATGCGCGGCGACAAGAAGACCCGGTCGGGCGTGCTGCGCTTCGTGGTGCTGGACGGCCTCGCGAAGCCGGGCCGTCTCGAAGGTCCGGACCCGGCGCTGCTCGCGGCCGCGTACTCGGCGGTCGCCGCCGAGAAGCCGAGCCAGGGCGGGAGCGTGCTGCTGTGA
- a CDS encoding shikimate kinase: protein MKPCIVVAGPPGSGKSTVGPLLAKELGVSFRDSDDDIVTREGRSIADIFTTDGEAAFREIEANVIAEALLEHDGVLSVGGGAVLAPATQERLRAHTVVFLNVGFAAGVQRVGLSTARPLLAGVNPRATYRSLLDARLPVYRSVATIEVGTDDRTPEQIVAAIVAEMTKELEKTQ from the coding sequence GTGAAGCCCTGCATCGTGGTCGCCGGGCCGCCTGGCTCCGGTAAGAGCACCGTCGGACCGCTGCTCGCCAAGGAGCTCGGGGTGAGCTTCCGCGACAGCGACGACGACATCGTCACTCGCGAAGGCCGTTCGATCGCCGACATCTTCACCACCGACGGCGAAGCGGCGTTCCGCGAGATCGAGGCGAACGTCATCGCCGAGGCGCTCCTCGAGCACGACGGCGTTCTGTCCGTCGGCGGTGGCGCGGTACTGGCCCCCGCCACGCAGGAGCGGCTGCGCGCGCACACCGTCGTGTTCCTCAACGTGGGCTTCGCGGCCGGCGTCCAGCGCGTCGGGCTGTCCACGGCGCGTCCGCTGCTCGCCGGGGTGAACCCGCGCGCGACCTATCGCAGCCTCCTCGACGCGCGGCTGCCGGTCTACCGGTCGGTGGCGACGATCGAGGTCGGCACCGACGACCGGACGCCCGAACAGATCGTGGCCGCCATCGTGGCCGAGATGACCAAGGAACTGGAGAAGACGCAGTGA
- the aroC gene encoding chorismate synthase, which yields MLRWITAGESHGPALAAVLEGMVAGVEVTTAEVGEQLARRRLGFGRSPRMGFETDHIEFLGGVRHGVTQGGPIAVHIENAEWPKWEKVMAADPVDPAELEGLARNEPLTRPRPGHADLPGMQKYGFDEARPVLERASARETASRTALGTVARAFLRQLLGAEIVSHVISIGAAEAPEGPLPGPGDLAAIDESPVRAFGQEATEAMVAEVDAVRTAGDTVGGVIEVIAYGLPPGLGSHVHWDRRLDARLAGALMGVQAMKGVEVGDGFTTARRWGSQAHDEIDPGSGPVGVTRRSNRAGGLEGGITNGEPLRVRVAMKPISTVPKALSTVDVATGEPAVAIHQRSDVCAVPRAGVVLESVVALILADAALEKFGGDSLAESKRNAEGYLKALEERW from the coding sequence GTGTTGCGCTGGATAACCGCAGGTGAATCGCATGGGCCCGCGTTGGCCGCCGTGCTCGAAGGGATGGTGGCCGGAGTCGAGGTCACCACCGCCGAAGTGGGCGAGCAGCTCGCCCGCCGGCGGCTCGGATTCGGCCGGAGCCCGCGCATGGGCTTCGAGACCGACCACATCGAGTTCCTCGGCGGTGTCCGGCACGGCGTCACCCAGGGCGGCCCGATCGCGGTCCACATCGAGAACGCCGAGTGGCCCAAGTGGGAGAAGGTCATGGCGGCCGACCCGGTCGACCCGGCCGAGCTGGAAGGCCTCGCCCGCAATGAGCCGCTGACCCGTCCCCGCCCCGGACACGCGGACCTGCCCGGCATGCAGAAGTACGGCTTCGACGAGGCGCGGCCGGTCCTGGAGCGGGCGAGCGCGCGCGAGACCGCGTCCCGCACCGCGCTGGGCACCGTGGCACGCGCCTTCCTGCGCCAGCTGCTGGGTGCGGAGATCGTCAGCCACGTGATCTCCATCGGTGCCGCCGAGGCGCCCGAAGGTCCGCTGCCGGGCCCCGGCGATCTCGCGGCCATCGACGAGAGCCCGGTCCGCGCCTTCGGCCAGGAGGCCACCGAAGCGATGGTCGCCGAGGTCGACGCGGTGCGGACGGCCGGCGACACCGTCGGCGGGGTGATCGAGGTGATCGCCTACGGCCTGCCACCGGGCCTCGGCTCGCACGTGCACTGGGACCGCAGGCTCGACGCCCGGCTGGCCGGCGCGCTGATGGGCGTACAGGCCATGAAGGGTGTCGAGGTCGGCGACGGCTTCACCACCGCGCGCCGGTGGGGGAGCCAGGCGCACGACGAGATCGATCCCGGCTCCGGCCCGGTCGGGGTCACCCGGCGGTCCAACCGCGCGGGCGGCCTCGAAGGCGGCATCACCAACGGTGAGCCGCTGCGCGTCCGGGTCGCGATGAAGCCGATCTCGACCGTGCCGAAGGCGTTGTCCACTGTGGACGTCGCGACGGGTGAGCCCGCGGTGGCGATCCACCAGCGCTCCGATGTGTGCGCCGTGCCGCGTGCCGGTGTAGTGCTGGAGTCCGTGGTCGCGCTGATCCTCGCCGACGCGGCGCTGGAGAAGTTCGGCGGTGACTCGCTCGCCGAGAGCAAGCGCAACGCCGAGGGCTACCTCAAGGCGCTGGAGGAGCGGTGGTGA